Genomic DNA from Myxococcus guangdongensis:
GCAGCCGGGTGCGCGCGAGGCACACCTGGCGGCCGAGCGTGCCACCGGGTGCGTCACACTGACGCATGGACGGACAGGCCCGGGGGTGGGAGAGAGGACGAGGAGACCCTCATGCTGAAGACCCCCCTTGGACGATTCCGCGCCGTGGCCCTGCTGGAGGGCCTGTCCTTCATCGCGCTGCTGTTCATCGCGATGCCCCTGAAGTACGCGGCGGGGATGCCCCTGGCGGTGCGCTTCGCGGGCATGGCCCACGGGCTGTTGTTCGTGCTGTACCTCTTCGCGCTGATGGAGGTGGCCATCGCCCTGCGCTGGTCCTTCTCGCGCGGGGTGTTCGCGTTCGGCGCGTCGCTGGTGCCGTTCGGCAACTTCCTGCTCGACGCGAAGCTCCGGAAAGAGGAAGCATCCAGTCCCCCCCGCGCCGCCGGCCCCCTTGGTTCCTGAACCAAGAGCGCTGAATGGCCCAGAAGAAGACGACGAAGCCGTCCTCCCCCGCGAAGCCCGCGGGGGCCAAGAAGTCCCCCAAGCCGAAGCGCGCCCCCGCGCCGTACGGGGATGATGCCCGGGCGTTGGAGTCCGCCTCGGCGAAGGGCGACGTGGCCGCGGTGAAGGCCCTGCTCGCGCGGGGCGTGCCGGTCCACAGCGCGGAGCCCACGACGGGGCAGACCTCGTTGCACGTCGCGGCCAGGGAAGGGCGCCTGACGGTCGTCGACCTGCTGCTCGAGGCGGGCGCGGACGCGGCGGCGCAGATGCGCAGGTCCAAGGTGACGCCCCTGTACCAGGCGGTCCTCCACGAGCACGTCGCCGTGGTGAAGCGCCTGCTCGAGGAGGACGTCCCGCTCGACGGAATCCAGGGCACCAAGAGCATGTCGCCCCTGCAATGCGCCGCGCGCACGGGCAACGTGAAGCTGGTGAACCTGCTGCTCGACGCGGGCGCGCCCCTCGAACAGAAGGACAAGTTCGAGCTCACCCCGCTGGCCCATGGCTTCTTCGACGACGACAACCCGGTGGTGAAGGTGCTGCTCGAGCGCGGCGCCCGACTCGACGCCCTCCCCGCGCACATCACCGAGCAGCTCGCCACCTGGGAGCAGTACGCCTCCGTGCGCCCGCTACTGTACGAGTATGGTTTCCCCCGGCCGACCGCCAAGGCCGGTGGGAAGAAGGCGTAGCGGCCCCGCCGAGGGCCTCCACCCGACCTCGTGCGTCAGCCCGTGCTTCACGCGGAGCGCGCGTCATTCGGTGGAAGCCCTCCAAGGAGTTCGCGCGCGAGAGCAAGCTGTGCGAGCATTCCGCGCGGATTTTTTCACGGTGGAGGTTGGCTCTCATGGAACGCGGCATCTGGAACACGCCCGAGGACGTCCAGCGCGAGCTGGATGCGCGGCTCGCGCTCGTGCAGCCCACCGAGCACATCCGTGGGATGCACTTCGCCGCCGTGCTCGACACCGTGCGCTTCCTGGGCGGTGAGCAGGCGGTGAAGCGCATCGTCGACGCGGGTGACATGCCCGCGGACCTGGACCCCACCGAGCTGTACCCGGTGCCGCCCTTCATGCGGCTGTTCTTCGCCGCGGCCCACCTGCTCGCGCCCCAGCTGGGCGGCTTCGAGGAGGCCATGCGCCAGATTGGCGTCCAGGGCACGCTCGCCTTCGTGCACTCCATGTTCGGCTCGGAGGTCCGCCAGCAGGTGGGCGGCGACCCGAAGCAGCTCGTCAACATGCTGCCGGAGGCCTACCGCATGGCCATCGACTTCGGTGAGCTGGTGGTGGAGTGGACGAGCGCCCGCGCGGGCCGCATCCACATGCGCCGCATCTTCACTCCCGTCGCCTACAACGAGGGCATGCTCGAGGGCGCGCTCCAGGCCGTCGGCGCCCAGGACATCCAGGTGCGGGGCCGCCAGACGTCGCTGCTCGACAGCGAGTACTCCCTCTCCTGGGACGACTGACTCACGGCGCGTCCAAGACGAAGGCGCCGTAGCCCACCACGCCTTCGTGCGCGCCAAACGCATCCCCGGAGCTGCGCAGCGCCACCAGCCGGGGCCGCAGCTCCCGTCGCTTCGCCACCCGCAACAGCCCGTTGATGGCCTCCGAGCCACACGCGCTCCCCGCGTCCAGCGGCTCCTCCAAGGACAGCACCCGCGCCGCCGTCACCTGGTCCGCGCGCGCGGCCTGCTCGTAGGACAGGTGGTGGGACAGGTCCGAGGTGATGACGGGCAGCACGTCCTCGTCCCACAGCGCCTCCAGCACCTGGGCCACCGCGTCCGACGCGCCCCGGCCCACCACCAGGGGCAGCACCGTGAAGTGCTCCAGCATTCGCTGCAGGAAGGGCAGCTGCACCTCCAGCCCATGCTCCGCCTCGTGCGCCCCCGTCGACGCCGTCACCTGGGGCAGTCGCCGGGCCCGCTCGCGCAGCCCCTCGTCGAGCCGCACGTCTCCCAGGGGCGTGCACAGCAAATCCACCTCCGGATACGCCACGCCCCGCAGGGGCACGAAGTGGCTGGGGCCCAAGAGCAGCACCCGCGTGCGCGCCGCGCGTCGCGCCCACAGCGTGGCGTAGGCCGCCGCCGCCACCCCGCCGGAATAGACATACGCGGCATGGGGGACGATGAGCGCCGCGGGCGGCGTGTCCCCCGGCACACGCGCCTGCTCCAGCCACGTGTCCAACTGGGTGGACAGCGTGGAGGGCTGGGCCGGATAGAAGGAACCCGCGACCGCGGGCGTGCGCACTCGAGGCATGGTCCCCTCCCGACGCGAACGGGGCACCTGCTGGAATCCTAAAGAAGCACGGCAACGCCAGTCATGCCAATCATTGCAAGACTGTTCGCTTGTGGGATGAGCGGGTCCCACCTCCGCGCGTCCGCCATCGCCTCGGGCCTGACAAGGGATTGATTTCGCCGGGGCGCGCGGGTGGCTCGGTGATTGCTATCCAACGCTTCGTGCCGTGCACTCCTCCCGGGCGGTCAGGGCCGCCTGGTGCGCGGGACTTCGCGAATGGGAAGGCCGGCCGGGACCCATGACTCCTCCACCCGGTCGCGCCTTCTCGTCCGCGGGCTCGTCGCGTGACACGCGTGCGCTGACGCCGTGTCTCAGCGATGTCTCACGCCGGGCCCCGCTGCCGTGTGCCCACCTTGGGAGACACCGGCCAAAGCCCCGTTCTCCGGGCTCCCCGGCCACTTGTCGTACGGTGCGACGCGAATTCTCAAGGAGTGGTGATGTGATAGCCGACACATGAAGAACGAAAAAAGGATGCACGCTTTCGTGCATTGACTAGAAGGGGCCGCCGAGCGCCCGGGAATGACCGCGGGCTAGCGCAACGGAGGGACGCTTCATGAAGGCAAATCAGTGGCAGGCGATGGCCGTGGCGGCAGGGTTGATGGTGGCGTCGACGGCGAGCGCGCAGGAGACGGGTGGCGGTTCGGGGAGCTTCGGCAGCGCCGGGCAGATTGTCGTCAGCTCGGATGCGTACGGGAACCTGGGCTACACGACGGAGGGTGCGGGGTACGGCTACTTCCACCTCGCGCCGAGCGCCGATTACTTCCTCAAGGGGAACCTCTCCGTCGGCGCCAACGTGCAGCTGCGCGTGCTCTTCGGTGAGGGAGACACGCTGGCCGCCTTCGGTATCGGCGGGCGCGTGGGCTACAACATCCCGCTGGCGGAGAAGATCTCCGTGTGGCCGAAGGCCGGCGTCACGCTGTTCGTCGGTGACGACATCATCGCCGCGCAGGACGGGACGGGCGCTGCGTCCACCGTCATCCTGGATGGCTACGCGCCGTTCCTGTTCCACGTCACCAACCACTTCTTCGTCGGCGGGGGCCCCCGTCTGGCCATCGGCCTGGGCGACGACGTGGACGTGACGTTCGGCGTGTCCACGACCATCGGCGGCTACTTCTAGGCCGTAGGTCATCGGTAGGACCCACGAGCCCCGCGCACGGTTGGACGTCTCCACCGCGCGTCGGGGCTCGTGTCGTTCAAGGGGACGCCACCTCCACCCAGCCGCCCGCGGCCGACGCGCCCGGCTCGTGCACCAGGCGCAGCCCCAGCTGCAGTGAGCGCGAGCCCGTCGCCGGCGCATGGAGCAGCAGCACCGAGGCCGTCTCCTCCAGCACCCGTCGAGACACCGGGCGCGTCGCGTCGTCCCGGCCACCCCGCAGCTCGCGCCAGTCCTTCAGCCCCCAGCCCACCACGCGCCCGTCCCGCACCCGCACCGTCACATCCGCCCACGCGCTGCCACCCACCGGGACGCGCACCGGCGCGAGCAGCTTCTTCAGGCCCTCCACCACGGCGCCGGGCTCGGGCGTGCCGGCCTCGCGTCGACCCGGGGCGCTCCTCGCTCCTGGCGGACGCTCACCGGGGAGCATGAGGGGCGGCTCCACCCGCCACGAAGAGGCCCCGCGCTCGAGCGTCAGCACCACCTCCCCCGGCGGCTGTCGCGTGGTGGACAGAAGTCTCATGGCCACCTGCCGTTGCAGCTCCGCGGCGTCCACGGCGCGGCCCGCGCGTCCGCCGCGCTCCTGGGACTGGTAGCCCACCAGCGTCAGCGCGCCCTGCTCGGACCAGAAGGTGAGCTCCAGCTTGGAGCCGACCTCGCGCACGGTGCCAGCCAGCGCCGCCACGCGCGCGGCGACCTGCCGCGCCTCATGAAGTCGGGCCGCGTCGTGTTCGACGTGCACGTCGGGTCGCCCCGAGCCTCCCGTGCCGCCTCCCGCGCACGCGAGCCCGAGCGCGAGGAGGAGCGCGGCGCCCGCGCGTGTGCAACTCCGGAGTCGGAGATGGATGGCCATGTGCTTCCCCCTGCCGGGCGCGATGCACCCGGGTGTCCTGGCACGGCGTCGTGGCGGCGGGACGACAGGAATTCCCGTGGGAGGAGGACGCACGCGGTGCGTGAATCCTGAGCGCTCGCGACTCGCGGACGGGACGTCTGTTCAATCGGACACGCGCGGGCCGGTGTCCGCTTCAACCTCGCGCGAGGCTCTTCAGTACGAAGGCTAGGTTCGCGGGGCGCTCGGCCATGCGGCGCATGAGATAGGGATACCAGTGGCGACCGTATGGGACATACACGCGCACCGGATGTCCCTGGTCCGCCAGCTGGCGTTGCAGGTCCTGGCGGATGCCATGGAGCATCTGGAATTCGAACGCATCGCGAGGCAACCCGCGCCGCGCGGCGTGCTCCAGCGTCGCGTCAATCATCCGCTCATCGTGCGTGGCGATGCCGTGATACACGCCGCTGTCGAGCAGCACCTTCATGCACCGCACGAAGCTCGCGTCCACGTCCGCCTTGTCTGGATAGGCGATGGCCTCGCTCTCCAGATAGGCGCCCTTGCACAGACGGATGCGCACCCGCTCGGCGCACAGCGCGCGGGCGTCCGCCTCCGTACGCCTCAAGCAGCTCTGCAGCACCGCGCCCACGTGCGGCTCACCGAACTCGGCGTGGAGCTTGCGCACGATGTCCAAGGTGACCTGCGTCACCGCGCCGTGCTCCATGTCGATGCGCACGAAGCAGCCGCGTGACGCCGCGTCCGCCACCACCTGTCGCGCGTTCTCCAGCGCCAGCGCCTCATCCAGCAGCAGCCCGCACTGCGTCAGCTTCAGCGACACGTTGGCCCGCACCCCCGTCTGGTCGATGCGCGCGAGCAGCCGGCGGTACTCGCGCACCTCCTCGCGCGTCTCCGCCGCGTCCTTCACCGCCTCGTTGAGGTGGTCGAAGGAGGCCCGCAGCCCCTTCGCGGTGAGCGCCTTCACCGCGTCCATCGCCTCGTCGAGCGTCTCGCCCGCGACGAAGCGCCGCGACAGCTTCTTCAGCGGGGGCAGCCGCGTGGCCCAGTCCTTCAGGCCCGTCTGCCGCGACAGGAACATCAGCGCTCCGCGAGACCACTGTTCGGCGATGGCGCTCATCCACGCAGCTCCCGGGGGGCGACCCCATACTCCTCGAGGAAGGCCCCCACGAGGGCGTTGAACGCCTCCGGGTGGCTCATGTACGGCAGATGGCTCGCGTCGCGCAGCAGCTCCAGCCGCGCTCCGGGGATGTGCTGGGCCACGTCCACCGCGGCCTCGGGCGGCACCAGCAAGTCCCTGCCGCCCTGGATGACGAGCGTGGGCACGCGCAGCTCGTGCAGCCGGGGATGGAAGTCCGCGGCCAGCACGTCCCGCAGTCGACGCAAGAGCTCCAGGGGCGTCAGCCTCCGCGCCTCGCGCACGATTTCCGCGCGCCCCTCCGGCGGCAGTCGCGCGCCACCCAGCACCCGCGCCACCATGGGCGCCACCAGGTAGGCGAGGGGACGCGGCGCGCGGACCAGCGTCGACAGTGACACCGCCAGCCGCCTCACCCGTCGCACGCTGGCCACGGGGGAGATGAGCACGAGCGCCCGCACCCGCTCCGGATGCGCCAGCGCGAAGGCGATGGAGAGCAGGCTCCCATAGGACGAACCCACCAACGCGAAGCGCTCTGGCAGCCGCGCCTCGACGTGGTCCAGCACGGCCAGGTTCCACGCGAGCGGCGTGTGCGTGGCCGGTGTGTGCAGGGGCGGCGTCCACAACAGCAGACGGAACAGGCGCGACAGCGGCTCCATCGGCGCGAAGGAGCGGCCACTGGCGCCCAGGCCCGGCAGACACACCACGGTGCGCGACGCGTCCGTGTCGCCGTCGGGAAAGGTGAACAACCGCACCGGCGTGCCCTTCACCGGGCGCTCCTCGCACACCAGGCGCTCGTAGCCGGAGGGGATGTCCTCCACATCGGGGACGAGGGGGGCTGCGCGACGACGCTCCAGCGAGGAGGAGGGCTCAAGCATGGCGGGCCTTCACCATCAACCGGTGCACGCTCGTGGCCACCCGGTCGCGAAACGCACGCAGGCGGGACTCGGACGCTCCGGCCGGCGGCGGCATGTGCGGGCTTCCCAACGCGAAGGTGAGCCGCACCGGGAAGGGCAGCGGTCCCAACCCCACGAGCAGGGGCACGCGGTACTTCTCCTCGTCGGTGAGGCGCACGCCCAGCCTCGCCTCTCCCGGAGGGAACAGGAACGTGTCATCCACCCCGAAGCCCGCGAAGGGCACCACCGGCACCCCCGCGTGCGCCGCCACCTGCGCGAAGCCCAGGGCCCGCTCCCACCGGAGCTGGTAGCGGCCTCGGGGACGCTTGAAGACCTCGCGCGCGCCGCCGGGGTAGCACACCACCAGCGCCCCTCCCTTCAGCGCCGCCAGCGCGTTGTCCTTCGTCCCCTCCACCCCGCCCAGCCACGGCAACACCGTGCGGAGGACGGGGACGCGGAAGAAGCCGCGCTCGGCCAGCCCCAGCGCCCAGCGTCCCGTCGCCCGGTGCAGCAGGTGGAAGAAGGCCGGTGTCTCGTAACCCCAGACGCCATGGTTGCCCACCAGCAACACGGGGCCCTGGGCGGGGATGTGCTCGGCCCCCACCAGTCGGGCGCGATGGTAGCGCGCGGACAGCGCCGCACCCCGCTCGGCGAGGTGGAACACGGCCCTGCGCACGGTGGCGAGCGAGGCTTCCACGGAGGAGACATCATGGAGACGCCCGAGCGCCACGTCAGCCGGACCGGCCGGGCAACCGGGCCCCTGGACTCCATGTCCGTAGGTCCCAAACCCACGCACCGTCCTTGGGGGGGATGACCCGGGCCCACCCCCCAGGTTGCTTTGAGTAGGCAACGCTTGGCGTCGACCCCCATGGGCTTTCAGCCCCGGGATACGGCACGATTCCAGGGGGGTGTTTCACCCCTGTCGAACGTTCGCTCCACCCCTTCGTTTGAGTTTCGATAATGTGAGGATGAAGCCCGCCTTTGGTTGTCTGCCTGCCGCGTCGTGCAGATGGTTCAGGGATGGGAGGCCCTTTCGACATCCTCGTCGAGCAGCACCGGGAGCTCGAGGAGCGCTTCGAGCACCTGGGAGCGGGTGACGATGAGTCTGGGTCATCCGGGGTCGTGCGGGAGCTGGTGGCGCTGTTGCGACACCACCTGTGGCTGGAGGAGCGCTGTCTTCAGCCCTGGGTGACCCGGGTGGAGGGGCGTGCCCGGGGTCGGCAGCAGGCCGGGGACCGGCAGGCCATGCATGAGCTGTTGGATGAGATGGAGGAGCATCCTCCCGACAGCGCGGAATGGCAGGCCCGCTTCCTCACGCTCGAGGACCTGTGGGTCGCGCATCTCCAAGAAGTGGAGTCCTCATTGCTGCCCCGGCTCACGTCGGTGATGGATCCACGCGAGCAACAGGCGCTCGCCCAGGAGCTGTCCCGGAGCCGACGGGACATGGGCTCCGAGGCCTCCGAGGCCTGTTTCTCGGGCTCCGGACCCCTCCTGGATGACCTGCGCTGGGAGGGTTGAGCGCCGTTCCCGCCTCACTGGAATGGGACCCGACCTGGGACGGCGGGGGGGGTGATACGTCCTTCAGTCACACCTTTTATCGCTTCCTTTAGACAAATCCTAAATTGGAAGGTATGGGTATGGACGGCTTCACAAATCAACTCCCCCTTCCAGACCTTCAACACCCAGACTAGCCAAGACGAGGATTGAACGAATGTCCGTGGATAAAGCGTTTCGGGACATGATCCGTAACGAAATCGAGGTCCAGCTCAAGCCGCTGCGCGACGTGGTCTCCCGCCTGGAGTCCGGTACGGCGGATCTGGATGCGCTGCGCAACGTGGCGGAGCGACTGGCCCCCCTGGCCGAGGTGGTGGGCCCCCTGTTCGGCGCCCAGCTGCCCGCGGCGAAGGCCGGCCGCAAGCCCGTGGGTCGCCCGGCGACGGCGGCGCGCAGCGCGGTGAGCGTGGCGGCCCCCAGCAGCGCGGGTGGCAAGCGCCGGGGCCGCAAGCCCGCGGTCGCGACGGCGGATGGCTCGCGCGCGTGCGCCATCGTCGGCTGCGGCAAGCCCAGCCGGACCAAGGGCTACTGCGCGGCGCACTACCAGAAGCTGCGCATGCTGGAGAAGACCAACCGTCGCCCCTCCGCGTGGGTGGATTACGCCCCCGCTGACAGCGTCGAGGACATCAAGCTTCCGCGTGGCCGCGCCGCGTCGAAGGCCCTGGCAGCAGCAGCGCAAGCCGCGAACGGTTAATCCGCGGCACGCTGCCCCGGCCCGGGCAGAGAGTGACCGCGCACCTTCGTCAATCCAGCTCCGTCGTCGGGAGAGGGTTCGAGGGACGCCCGTACGGGAAGTCTTGCCCGCGGGGGCTCGCAGGGGCATGAATGCCCGGGCCCATGAACAAACGAGATCTGGAGCCTGGCATCATCACCGACCTGGCCGGACGGACCACGTACGGTGAATACCTACAGCTCGACCGGGTGTTGTCGGCGCAGGTTCCGCGCTCGCAGCCACCGCATCACGACGAGCTGCTCTTCATCATCCAGCACCAGACGAGCGAGCTGTGGATGAAGTTGCTCATCCACGAGCTGAGCGCGTGTATCCGCTATGTCCAGGCGGACCGGCTGGAGCCTTCCTTCAAGATTTTCGCGCGCGTGGGGCACATCCAGCGGATGCTCTTCGAGCAGTGGAGCGTGCTGGAGACGCTCACGCCCAATGAGTACCTGGAGTTCCGTGACGCGCTGGGGCCCGCGTCCGGCTTCCAGAGCTGGCAGTACCGCGCGGTGGAGTTCCTGTTGGGCAACAAGGACGTCAACGCCCTGGGCCCCTTCCGCCACCAGCCGGACGTGCACGGGGAGCTGGAGCGGCTGCTCGAGTCCCCCAGCCTCTACGACGAATTCCTGCGCTACCTGGCTCGCAAGGGTCACGCGATTCCCGAGGACCACGCGAAGCGCGACTGGAAGAAGCCGTACGAGAAGAGCCCCGCGGTGGTGGAGGTGTTCCGTCGCATCTACGAGGACACCGAGGCGCACTGGGACGCGTACGAGATGTGCGAGAAGCTGGTGGACACCGAGGAGCGCTTCCAGCTCTGGCGCTACCGTCACATGATGACGGTGATGCGAATCATCGGGTTCAAGCAGGGCACCGGTGGCTCGTCGGGCGTGTCCTTCCTGCGCAAGGCGTTGGACCTGCGCTTCTTCCCGGAGCTGTGGGATGTGCGCACGGAGCTGCTCCCGCCTGGCGCCCGGCCCCCGTCTCCCACGCGGTGAGTCTTCTTCCCCGCCCCGGTCATGGCAGGCGTTGCGCGCCTGTCCTGACATCCGAGAGGGTGAGAGGAATGAGGCGAAGCCGGGGGTGACAGGCTTCGGCGGCTGAAACATCGACAATGTGACGTGGGAGGGCGGGTGGGGTGGCACCCCGAGGGCCGAGCGAAGCGGCCGTGGGTGGAATGACGCCTCCCGGACACGTGGGCGAGGAAGGGCGCTTGGCGGCCTGAAGGGTGGGAGCCAGCGGCTAGGCTTCCGCGCACCATGGCCGCCGAGTCTCCCCTGCTCTTCGAGAAGGCGCACATCCTGTGCTACCGGACCTTCGATATCGCGGAGGAGATCAACCTCGAGCGGGCGCGCAGGGCCGTCTCCGAGGACACCCGCCGGTTGAAGCTGTCG
This window encodes:
- a CDS encoding cell wall protein, which produces MSVDKAFRDMIRNEIEVQLKPLRDVVSRLESGTADLDALRNVAERLAPLAEVVGPLFGAQLPAAKAGRKPVGRPATAARSAVSVAAPSSAGGKRRGRKPAVATADGSRACAIVGCGKPSRTKGYCAAHYQKLRMLEKTNRRPSAWVDYAPADSVEDIKLPRGRAASKALAAAAQAANG
- a CDS encoding proline dehydrogenase family protein, yielding MSAIAEQWSRGALMFLSRQTGLKDWATRLPPLKKLSRRFVAGETLDEAMDAVKALTAKGLRASFDHLNEAVKDAAETREEVREYRRLLARIDQTGVRANVSLKLTQCGLLLDEALALENARQVVADAASRGCFVRIDMEHGAVTQVTLDIVRKLHAEFGEPHVGAVLQSCLRRTEADARALCAERVRIRLCKGAYLESEAIAYPDKADVDASFVRCMKVLLDSGVYHGIATHDERMIDATLEHAARRGLPRDAFEFQMLHGIRQDLQRQLADQGHPVRVYVPYGRHWYPYLMRRMAERPANLAFVLKSLARG
- a CDS encoding alpha/beta fold hydrolase is translated as MLEPSSSLERRRAAPLVPDVEDIPSGYERLVCEERPVKGTPVRLFTFPDGDTDASRTVVCLPGLGASGRSFAPMEPLSRLFRLLLWTPPLHTPATHTPLAWNLAVLDHVEARLPERFALVGSSYGSLLSIAFALAHPERVRALVLISPVASVRRVRRLAVSLSTLVRAPRPLAYLVAPMVARVLGGARLPPEGRAEIVREARRLTPLELLRRLRDVLAADFHPRLHELRVPTLVIQGGRDLLVPPEAAVDVAQHIPGARLELLRDASHLPYMSHPEAFNALVGAFLEEYGVAPRELRG
- a CDS encoding tryptophan 2,3-dioxygenase; the protein is MPGPMNKRDLEPGIITDLAGRTTYGEYLQLDRVLSAQVPRSQPPHHDELLFIIQHQTSELWMKLLIHELSACIRYVQADRLEPSFKIFARVGHIQRMLFEQWSVLETLTPNEYLEFRDALGPASGFQSWQYRAVEFLLGNKDVNALGPFRHQPDVHGELERLLESPSLYDEFLRYLARKGHAIPEDHAKRDWKKPYEKSPAVVEVFRRIYEDTEAHWDAYEMCEKLVDTEERFQLWRYRHMMTVMRIIGFKQGTGGSSGVSFLRKALDLRFFPELWDVRTELLPPGARPPSPTR
- a CDS encoding TIGR02265 family protein encodes the protein MERGIWNTPEDVQRELDARLALVQPTEHIRGMHFAAVLDTVRFLGGEQAVKRIVDAGDMPADLDPTELYPVPPFMRLFFAAAHLLAPQLGGFEEAMRQIGVQGTLAFVHSMFGSEVRQQVGGDPKQLVNMLPEAYRMAIDFGELVVEWTSARAGRIHMRRIFTPVAYNEGMLEGALQAVGAQDIQVRGRQTSLLDSEYSLSWDD
- a CDS encoding DUF3817 domain-containing protein; its protein translation is MLKTPLGRFRAVALLEGLSFIALLFIAMPLKYAAGMPLAVRFAGMAHGLLFVLYLFALMEVAIALRWSFSRGVFAFGASLVPFGNFLLDAKLRKEEASSPPRAAGPLGS
- a CDS encoding ankyrin repeat domain-containing protein, with protein sequence MAQKKTTKPSSPAKPAGAKKSPKPKRAPAPYGDDARALESASAKGDVAAVKALLARGVPVHSAEPTTGQTSLHVAAREGRLTVVDLLLEAGADAAAQMRRSKVTPLYQAVLHEHVAVVKRLLEEDVPLDGIQGTKSMSPLQCAARTGNVKLVNLLLDAGAPLEQKDKFELTPLAHGFFDDDNPVVKVLLERGARLDALPAHITEQLATWEQYASVRPLLYEYGFPRPTAKAGGKKA
- a CDS encoding lysophospholipid acyltransferase family protein, with translation MEASLATVRRAVFHLAERGAALSARYHRARLVGAEHIPAQGPVLLVGNHGVWGYETPAFFHLLHRATGRWALGLAERGFFRVPVLRTVLPWLGGVEGTKDNALAALKGGALVVCYPGGAREVFKRPRGRYQLRWERALGFAQVAAHAGVPVVPFAGFGVDDTFLFPPGEARLGVRLTDEEKYRVPLLVGLGPLPFPVRLTFALGSPHMPPPAGASESRLRAFRDRVATSVHRLMVKARHA
- the amrB gene encoding AmmeMemoRadiSam system protein B, encoding MPRVRTPAVAGSFYPAQPSTLSTQLDTWLEQARVPGDTPPAALIVPHAAYVYSGGVAAAAYATLWARRAARTRVLLLGPSHFVPLRGVAYPEVDLLCTPLGDVRLDEGLRERARRLPQVTASTGAHEAEHGLEVQLPFLQRMLEHFTVLPLVVGRGASDAVAQVLEALWDEDVLPVITSDLSHHLSYEQAARADQVTAARVLSLEEPLDAGSACGSEAINGLLRVAKRRELRPRLVALRSSGDAFGAHEGVVGYGAFVLDAP
- a CDS encoding hemerythrin domain-containing protein, whose protein sequence is MGGPFDILVEQHRELEERFEHLGAGDDESGSSGVVRELVALLRHHLWLEERCLQPWVTRVEGRARGRQQAGDRQAMHELLDEMEEHPPDSAEWQARFLTLEDLWVAHLQEVESSLLPRLTSVMDPREQQALAQELSRSRRDMGSEASEACFSGSGPLLDDLRWEG